TACGGCGCTGGCGCTGGTGTTGTTCGCCCTGTTCGGGATTGTTGCCGGGTTAAAACGGGCTTATGAAGAAAAACCGACAACCGAAATTAAGTCGGAGAAGAAGCTGCGCCGGGCGAAGAAACCGGTCAATCCCACGCCGCTGGTCGCGGTCTCCGCGGTTACTCTGGTCTTTGTCTGCGGCGTTTTCAGTCTAATGACGGCAAACAACCATGCCCTAAAAGCGGATGCCGCTCTTCAACAGAAGAGCCTGGATAAAGGGCTGAAAGCAATGATGGCGGCGCGACGCTGCAACCCATTCAACGCGGAGTACGACGCCTTGATCAGCCGTATCTACCTTGCGCAGGGCAATTACGAGCAGGCGCTGCAGGCTGCTGATTCCGCCGTCAGAAAGAGTAAGTACAGTTCCGTGCGCCTTGCGGAGCTGGCTTCGGCTTACCAGAACACCGGACGTTACGAAGATGCCGTTACCGCCGCTGAAAAGGCGGTGGCCGACGCTCCTTTCCAGATCCAGTGGTATGACAACCTTTCGCGCGTGACCTTTGTGTCGGGCTACATGCAGTTAAACGACAAGAAGCCGGCTAAGGCAAAGCCTCTGTTTGAACGCGCGGTCTCAGTACCGGGCATGATAAGGTCGAAGATGACCGCCGTAACAGCGGAGGAGCGGCGGCTTTGGGTAGTGGCGCCGCTTATGGAGCCTACGCTTACGGTTAAGATGAATGCCGGAGGGGCGCTGTGTTTCCTTGGACGCCTGGCTGAGTCTGCCAAGCTGCTGGACGAGGCATTAAAAGAGGTCGAAAAAGAGGGTGTCAGTGAGCAGGAGAAAGAAATGTACGCCGAGGGGTGCCTTTGGCGCGCGCTTGCGGCCGATAAACAAGGGGACAAGTCCTTGTCGCAGCAATACCTCGAAAAGGGTAAACAGCATGTTCCCGATGTGGAAGCCTGGTACGCGCAAGTTGAGAAACTGCCCCCTGTTAAGTAGTTCCGTCTTTTATTGAAACGGCCGTTTATCAGGAGTTTCAAAATTGAAGCGGGCGAGGTTTTACAGCCTTTCAGCAGGTTTCAGACCTTGACTTCAAGGATGGGTTTCGGTATACTAAGTTTGTGTTTTTGCGGAGCTGTGGTGTAGCCTGGTTTTAACATACTGGCCTGTCAAGCCAGAGATCGCGGGTTCAAATCCCGTCAGCTCCGCCATAAATATTCGCCGCGGTAGCTCAGTTGGTAGAGCAGAGGACTGAAAATCCTCGTGTCGGCGGTTCGATTCCGTCCCGCGGCACCATTTTGGAAGTTGGAAGCCAGAGGTTAGAGGTTAGAAAATTAAAAGACCGAGCAAGAACGAGTATGGCGCGGAAGGCTGCGGCTGACAAAGCCAGGTGAAGTTTTTAGCGGTCTGTTACGCGGAAGTAGCTCAGTGGTAGAGCATCGCCTTGCCAAGGCGAGGGTCGCGAGTTCGAATCTCGTCTTCCGCTCCAGTTAAAAAGATAAGGCTTCCCGGTATTATTCCGGGAAGCTTTTTTTACGGTATTTGCCGCTTGGTGTTTTGCCGCGCCCGACGACGGGACCTGAATAGATGCCTTTCACAGCGGGAAAAGAAGACCTCCCGTTCGGGCGTTCCGCATAACACCCCTGTCGATGAGGAAGACTTCTTTGTAAAAGGGTTTTGGAGGGGTTCGGATGCGTTGGCCGGCAATGGTGTTGTTGTCTTTAATGGTTTTGCTGGGGACTGTGCCTTATTCGCAAGCGGCAGCCTTACAAACGGAGCTTACCACCACCGCTAAGGGCGCGGTCATAATGGAGGCCCACAACGGGAAAATTTTATGGGAACAGGAACCTCAGGCGCGCCAACCGATAGCAAGCATGGTTAAAATAATGACCCTGCTGATGGCGACGGAAGCGGTGGAACAGGGTAGGGTAAAGCTTTCCGACAACGTGGTTGCCAGTGAGTATGCGGCGGAAATGGGCGGTTCACAGATTTTTTTGGCTCCACAGGAGGTTATGAGTTTAAAGGAATTGTTGATTTCGGTGGCGACGGCGTCTGCCAATGACGCCAGTTTTGCGATCGCCGAGCACGTCGGCGGGAGCGCTGAAGCGTTTGTTGCGGCTATGAACCAGAGGGCGAAGGAACTGGGGATGAAGGACACATATTACGTGAATCCTACCGGGCTGCCCGCGCCGGGTCAATACTCGTGTGCCCGTGACCAGGCGGTTCTTCTCCGGGAATTACTCAAACACCCCTTGTTTTGCGATATCACAAAGATAAAGGAATATGATCTGAGGGACGGAAAATTCAAGTTATGGAACACGAATAAGCTCCTATGGTGGTATAAAGGTACCGACGCCGGGAAAACAGGATTTACGGACGAAGCCGGTTTTTGTCTGGCATCTAGTGTACTCAGGGACGGTTTGAGGCTGATAGCGGTTGTTGTAGGCGGCCGCGAGGATAAATCCCACTTCAGGGAATCAATGAAGCTATACAACTGGGGGTTTGCCCGGTACCAGGCGGTCCACTTGGCCCGGGAGGGGATGCGGGTTTCCGACCTTCCGGTGGAACGAGGCGTGCAGGAACGTCTGGATGCCCTGACCGGCGAGGAGATCTGCCTTGTGGTGCCCCGCGGGAAGGATAAGGGAATTACCAGACGGCTTGCGCTGCCGGCAAAGGTTACCGCGCCTATAAACAAGGGGCAGCCGATCGGCACCTGGATCGTCTGCCAGGAAGGGAAAGAGATTCATTACGCTAAGCTTGTCGCTGCACGGGACGTAGCCCGCGCCGGCTACTGGGACTTGTTGCGCAGAACCGCTGGGCACCTCTGTGAAATGTGACGGGAAAAACCCCCGGGAGGGGGTTTTTCTTTTTTGCCAGTAATTAGCAGGAAGAAAAACAGATTCGCCGAACTTTAACTTTAGTGCCGTGTAACTATTCACCCTTTCGCATAATAATGGCGGAACGCGGTGAGAAGCAAGCAGAGCAAGGAATACCGGCGGAAACGAACCTATATCGGAGGTCAGATTCCAGAAATCAGAGGTCAGATTCGAAGTGGGAATTCGCAACTGTGAATTCCTACAAGAATTCCGACTTCCGACATCATGCATCTGACTTCTGAAACACGCGGCTATACGCAGCTTATCGCCGCGCCCTACGGAAGAACGCTTATTTTCGAAGGAGTTCGCCATGCGGCTGGGGGCTGCTCCAACTGAAATCTGAAAATGGGGCGACCCGTAAGCTGTTTACTTAGATGCAGAAAAGTGTCATAAACGGAACGCGGCGAGAAGTGATGCAGGGCTGACGCAGCAATGCGTTGCTTATCGCCGAGCCCACCGAAAGAAGAACTATTTTCTGAGGAGAGGGTAATGATGCTGGAGTTGGATACGGCGGGAGATGTATTGATTGCCAGACTTAACGGGGAGATTGACCTTAAGGTTGCCGACGAGTTGCGGCAGGATTTAGAAAGGGCTTTAGACAGTCATTTAATCCGTCATCTGGTTTTAGATTTTGAGACGGTAAGTTTTATCGACAGTACAGGCCTAGGGGTTATACTCGGACGCTATAAGAGGGTCGCCGGCGCCGGAGGAAAGCTTGGGCTTCTCGGCCTGCGTCCCGGGGTAAAACGGGTGCTTGAGTTTTCCGGGGTACTGCGTATCGCCGCGGAATTTACTTCAAGAAATGAAGCACTGGAGGCGTTTGGGGGGGGTGAGGCCAGTGCTTAATCGCTTTCGTCTGGAATTCCCCAGCCTGCCCGACAATATCGGTCTGGCACGAGTAACGGTGGCTGCTTTTGCGGCGCAGCTTGATCCGACGGTCGAAGAGTTGGACGACCTTAAAGGGGCGGTTTCCGAAGCGGTCACAAATGCGATTATTCACGGTTACGACAACTCTCCGGACGGTCTGGTCACCCTGGAAGCCGTTCTTTTCGGGGACGCTATCGAGATTTGTGTAGAGGATGGAGGGAAAGGTATAGATGACATATCCAGGGCCATGGAGGCGGAGTTCTCCAGCGACCCGGAGCGGTTGGGCCTTGGATTTAACTTTATGCGGTCTTTTATGGATACCATACAGGTTGACTCTGCTCCCGGCAGGGGTACCCGGGTAGTTATGCGGAAGCAATTCGGTCCCCACCACTGACCTCGGGACTGCTGCGATGACAGAGGTTTCCCGCGGGCTCCTGGGCGACGAGAAGACCCGTGAGTTGATCGAGAAGGCACAGAAAGGTGACGCGGCGGCACAGGAACAACTGGTCAAGGCAAACCTCCGGCTGGTAGCCAGCATAGTGCAAAGGTTCATAAACCGCGGTTACGACTATGAAGACCTTTTTCAGGTCGGCTGCATCGGGCTTTTAAAAGCCATCACCAAGTTCAACTTCCGTTACGAAGTCAAGTTTTCAACCTACGCCGTGGCGATGATTATCGGGGAGATACGCCGGTTTATAAGGGACGATAGCCCGGTGCGGGTTTCCCGTTCCCTGAAAGAGACCGTGGTACGGATAAACGATACGCGAGAATCCCTGATTAACGGCCTGGGACGGGAACCGTCCCTGAGCGAGATAGCAGAGGTGCTCAGGCTTAAACCTGAAGAGGTGGTGGTAGCGCTGGACGCGGCGCAGGCGCCGTCATCCCTTCAGGATGTGGTTTGCGGTGAGGGTGCGGATGCGGTTTACCGGGAGGAACGGCTTGCGAACACACAGGAGGAGGAAAACGCGTGGCTGCGGAGCATAGCAGTTAAGGATATGCTGGCCGGCCTGCCGCTCAGAGACCGCCAGGTACTTATCTGGCGGTTTTTCGAGGAACTTACCCAGGCGGAGATCGCCGCGGAACTCGGCATTTCCCAGGCTCAGGTATCCCGTATTGAGCGGCAGGCGCTGGAAAAATTACGAGGATCGGCCGGATCGGAAGATTTCTCGTAATAATAATCACGAGTCGCGAGTTGCAAACTAAGTCCTCAGTTGAAATTCCCCAGTCCTCAGTCCCGGGAATGGGAGGAAAACGAAGTCGAAAGTCCTCATTCCTTGTTTCCTGATTTAGGACTCAGGACATAAGATTAATTTCTCTTTCCTACTCGGGACTTTCGACTTGTGACTCGGGACTTTTTTAATGCATAACACCCATCCTTGAGCGTCATAATACAGCTTGAACAGGTAAAAAAGGAGGGATTGAATTGCACGTCAAGGTGGCCGAATTGGTCGGAGAATCACCCAGCAGCTGGCGGGACGCGGTGCATGCTGCTGTCAGCGAAGCTACTCAGACTCTAGGGAATATTACGGGGGTCGAGGTCATTAACTTTACCGCCAATGTCGAAAACGGCGAAATAAAAGAGTTTAAGGCTAACGTTAAGGTGGCCTATATGGGCTAAACATAAGTCTAAGGGCATATCTGCAGATTTATCCAGCCTACGGCGTTAGTAAGGCCGGAAGTCGGAATATGAGGTTAGTGTTGTTCTTAAGGTAACGGGGTTCCGGCTTTCGGCTTTTGTCTTTACAATCCGGCTGTTGTTGCCGTTTGAAGAGGTGAAGGTTTATGGTGTTTGACCCGGCAGATCCGCTTGAGAAGCAGAAAGAGCAGTATCAGAAGATAGTAAACAAAGTCAGTCCTAAACCTCCGGTTTTGCGGAATTCCGTATATGCGTTTGCGGTCGGGGGGCTTATCTGCGTTATCGGGCAGGTCTTTACAACCCTGTTTCAGAGGTCAGGTCTGAGCGTTTTGGACGCCGGAACAGCGACCTCGATTGTCCTTGTTTTCTTTGCGGCGCTTTTAACGGGATTCGGTGTTTACGACGAGATCGCCAGGTTCGCCGGCGCAGGCACCATCGTTCCGATCACAGGCTTCGCGAACTCAATGGTGGCGCCCGCGCTCGAAGCTCGCACTGAGGGGATGGTTATGGGTGTAGGGGCGCGTCTGTTTACGATAGCCGGACCGATCCTGGTGTTCGGTATCGTTACGGCATGGCTGGCGGGGATACTGTATTATTTTTTCGGTCCGCATTCACCGGTGTCCTGAGGTTGTCAACCGGGTTAGGGACCGCAGCCCGGTCCGGGCCGACGGACGACCGCCGGGACACCTGAATGCTGGGGGAGTCGCTCATGCGGCCGGAGGGCGCTCCAGATGAGGAAACATAATGTAATGGTGGCTCACGAACGTAGCTTAATACGGAACGCGGGGAGAAGCAAGTAGAGCACGAAAGCCTGGCAGGGACGGGCCGGAGTGTACATAGGGGTACATGAGGACCCGGACCTGACAGGCTGACAAAGCTATACGCAGCTTATCGCCGCGCCTTACAAAAGAACGCTTATTTTCTCAGGAGGTGACGGTGGGTGGCCGCACCGAAAAAACTTGGTAAACAGACGGCAGCTTTCACCACACCCCCGGTGGTTATAGCTGCGGCGGCTATCGCGGGGGCGAAAGAGGGGCAGGGTCCTTTAGGCTGGAGCTTTGATAAGATCGTGGAAGACCCCTACTATTACGAAGAGAGTTGGGAAAAAGCCGAGCGTAGGTTTCTCCAGGAAGCCATGGAAAAGGCTCTTGCCAAAGCGAACGTCAAGCCGCAGGATGTGGATTTCCTACTGGCCGGCGACCTGTTGAACCAAATAGTCTCGGCTAACTTTGTGGCGCGGGCGTTGGCGATACCTTTTCTAGGGCTTTACGGCGCGTGTTCCACCATTTACGAAGGGCTGGCTTTAGGATCGATGCTGATCGACGGCGGGTTCGCCCAGAATGTACTCATAGGCGCATCAAGCCACTACGCAACCGCGGAGCGTCAGTACCGGTTTCCTACGGAACAGGGAACGCAAAGACCGCTGACCGCGCAGTGGACGGTTACGGGAGCGGGGGCGATACTCCTCGCGGCGGGAGGCGTCGGGCCGCGGGTGACCCAGGCCACCGTTGGCAGGGTGGTTGACCTTGGAAGCGGGGACCCCTATAACATGGGAGCGGCAATGGCTCCCGCGGTGGCGGATACCGTTTCCCGTCATTTCAGCGACACCCAGCGGCGTGTGGAGGACTACGACCTGATCTTGACGGGCGATTTGGGGTTTTACGGCAAACAACTGCTCGAAGAGTTGATGGGAAAGTACGGCCACGACATTTCGCAAAAGCACCAGGATTGCGGCATCCTGATTTATGACAGGGAAACCCAGGATGTTCATGCCGGCGGCAGCGGGTGCGGCTGCCCTGCGGTGGTAACCTGCGGTTTTATAATGCAGCAGATGCGCGAGCAAAAAGTGAAACGGATGCTCGGCATCGGATCAGGTGCGCTTTTAAGCCCGGTAACAACCGGACAGGGGGAAACCATTCCTGCGGTGGGACACGCCGTGGTGCTGGAAAGCTAAGTCCTTAGTCAAAAGTCGACAGTCATAAGTCAGATTCAGTTACGCGTTACGCGTTACGCGTTAATCCTATGTCCCGGCCTAAAAATAAGTCACGGAGTCCCGAATCGCGTGTCATAAATCAGAAGCACAGCAGAGTAGGCTGTGCCCACCAAGCACCGTAGGGTGGGCTGTGCCCACCAAGACGGCTGGGTAGTTGTAAGTCGGCGTCGGACCGTTTTCATTCTCCGATGGTTTCGACCTGCCGGCATGGGGAACTAAATGAGAGTTGGGATGTGGGAGTTGAGATTGGGAAGTGAGGGAACTTCGAACCGAGAACGTAAAACTTATTTGAAAGGGGGGGCGGAAATGATTTTTCTGAAGGCGTTCGTAATCGGCGGGCTTATCTGCACCGCGGCGCAGTGCATTATGGACCTTACCAACTACAAGGTGACTCCGGCGCACGTTCTGGTAGGGCTTGTTACCACGGGTGCGGTTCTGAGCGCTCTCGGTTTGTACGGACCGTTCGTGAATTTTGCGGGGGCGGGGGCGACTGTGCCGCTAAGCGGTTTTGGGCACATTCTGGCCCAGGGGACGATTGAGGAGGCGGCCCGGGGAGGGTTTCTGGGGATATTCAGCGGCGGGGTTGCCGCAGCGGCGGCGGGCATAACCGCGGCTGTGGTTTTCGGTTATTTTACGGCACTGGTGTTTAAACCAAAAGGTTGATGAGGAAGGTGCCGGCGTGACCATTGAAGACGGGAAGGATACACCCATCTCCAAAGATCTTGCGGTAAACCTCCAAAGACTCGAAGACCGCCTGGTTTTCAAAAAGAATTTTGACCTCATTCTCCGGGAAATTGAGGTCGGCGGCCGTAGAGCGGCGCTTCTGTTCGTAGACGCTTTTACCAAAGACGTGCCGCTGACGCTGATCCTCAAAGGGCTGCTTGAGGTCAAACCCGGGGAAATCACGCTTAATACGTTTAAAAAGCTGTTTTATCACTATGTCACCTTCAGTGAGGTAAAGCAGCTCAAAACCTTGGAAGAGGTAATATACGCCGCGCTGAGCGGGCCGGTCGCATTCATCATCGACGGCGTGGAATTCGGTATCCTGATCGACGTGCGGCAGTATCCCGCCCGAACTCCGCAGGAGCCGGATCTTGAAAAGGTAACGCGTGGTTCACGGGACGGTTTTGTCGAAACCCTGGTTCATAACACCGCGCTGATACGCCGGCGGGTCCGCGACCCGGGCCTTCGGTTCGAACACCTGAGCGCCGGAGTCAGGTCGAAGACCGACATCGCGCTTACGTATATTGAAGACATCGCAAACCCCGAAATAATAAACCTGGTGCGCGAAAAGATTAACAAGATTAATATCGACGGCCTGCCGATGGCCGAGAAATCCATTGAAGAGCTTATCACACCGGGGACCTATTGGAATCCCTTCCCGAAGGTGCGCTACACCGAGAGGCCGGACGTAGCCGCCGCTCACCTCTTTGACGGGAACGTGATGGTTCTTGTGGACACATCCCCGAGCGCGATAATCCTTCCCGCGACCATTTTTCACCACCTCCAGCATGCGGAAGAATTCAGACAAAACCCAACCGTGGGGGTGTACATGAGGTGGGTGCGTTACATCGGGGTATTCGTTTCGCTCTTCTTGACGCCGCTATGGCTTCTTGCGGCCCTCGAACCGAACATGCTGCCGGGAATACTTCATTTCATCGGTCCCAAGAAGGTGGGGGAAATCCCGCTTTTCCTCCAATTCGTAATAGCCGAAATAGCGATTGATATGATCCGCATGGCTACCATTCACACCCCGAGCCCGATCGCCACTTCGACCGGAATTATCGGAGCGGTTCTGTTGGGACAGCTTGCCGCACAAGTGGGTCTTTTTAGTCCCGAGGTAACGCTTTATACGGCTGCGGCGGCTATCGGCACCTTCCTTACGCCTTCTTTTGAATTGGCGCAGGCCAACCGTCTGGCGCGGCTTTTTATCCTGATCCTTACGGGGCTTTTCAGGCTTCCCGGTTTTATCATCGGCGTTGTTGCGACCTTTGTCCTGCTGCTTTTCACGCGTTCTTTCGGGGTACCTTATCTCTGGCCGCTGATCCCGTTAAACCTTGCGGCGTTAAGAAATGTTTTTATGCGTCCTCCTGTAGCGATTAAGCACGAAAGGCCCGCTATCATGAGACCGATCGATCCCGACCGGCAACCGCAGGCGGCTCCGGCCAGAAAGCCTTTTATGAAAAGGCGCAAGTAGTCTTTGTCTTTTCTAACCACGTTTTTCCACCTTCCGCCACCACAACCCGGTGAAGGCTGTAAGAAACAACGCCGCCGCGGACCCCGCGGCAAAGGAAACCGGTATGCCGTAGGCGTGGGCCGTTGCCCCGGCAATCAGGTTTCCCAAGGGAGAGGTTCCCATGAAAAATAAAACAAAAAGGCTCATAACGCGTCCTCTGAATTCGTCCGTGGATGCAAGCTGTACGGTCGTGTTAATGGTGCCGTTAAGGACCACCATACCCCAACCGGCGACGAACAGCAGCCAAAGCGCCTGATGGTAGCCGGGCCACCATCCGAGAACGACCTGCGCGCCACAAAGGGCTATAACTCCGGCTCCCAGGAACCGCCGCTCGGGCCCCCTTGCGCTCAGCCAAGCCAGGGTGAGCCCGCCGAGCAGAGCCCCGAGCCCCTGCGCCGAAAGCAGAAACCCGAAGTCCTGAGCCCCCCGACCGAGTGTCAGACGGGCGAGCGCCGGGACGAGGACACTAAAGTTTATAGCCAGCAGGCTTACCTGGGCCAAAAGAATAAGCGGAAAGAAAATCCGCGGGTTCGCCCGGATGTAAGCGAAGCCTGCTCTCGTCTCCTGCCAGATGGATTTCCGCGACTGCGCCCCGCAGGTTGTTCCATCCGCGCTGATCCGCAGAAGTTGCACAAGAACGGCCACAAAGGATAAAGCGTTTAACAAAAAACAAACCGCAATACCCCAGCCGGCGATAACCAGCCCGGCTATTGCCGGGCCGACGACCCGCGCGCCGTTGAACAGGGAGGAGTGCAGGGCGATTGCGTTCATAAGGTTGTCGCGTCCCGCAAGGTGGATTATGAACGATTGCCGGGCCGGAGAGTCAAGCGCGTTCAATGTTCCCAGAAGGAAGGCGCAGACCAATACCTCCCAGTACCTTACCAGCCCTGTTAGGACGAGCAGACCCAGAACGAGAGCGATGAGCATCATCCCGGTTTGAGTGAAAATGATCAGCCGCCGCTTGGATACCCGGTCGGCCAGCGCGCCGCCGAAAAGTGAAAAAAGGAGTACCGGCCCGAAGTTCGCTGCGCCCACCACGCCCAGCAGCAGCGCCGAATGCGTGAGTTCCAAGACCAGCCAGGACAGCGCCACCTGCTGCATCCACGTCCCGGTGACCGATACGAGTTGTCCTGTCCAGTAAAGGCGGTAATCCCGGTGATAAAGCGCCGCCAGCGGCGGGAAAACCTTCTTTTGCGGTGCGATCAACCTGATCTCTTCGTTGGCGATTTGCCTTACCCCCCGCAAGCCCTAAAACTTGCCTTTTGTTGCATATAATAACGTTACGGTTTTAAGGTTGAAAAGCATTCCGGTCTTAATCAGAACGACTTGACAGCCCGACAAGGTATTCTATCTGCAAAACAGGGGCCGCGTCAACGCCGTCCTAAAAGAAGGGTGGTTATGCCCGGCACTACTTTATGCCGGGAGATTGTGGTACGATATAGGCAAATGACCCGTGATTCCGCGACCGTCAGGCCAGACCCTCATGACGCCCATAAGTGTCGCCGCAGATGAATGAAAACGGGCTTGTTGAGGTTTGCCGCGTCTTTGTGTGCCCTGGCTTGTAACGGCCGCCTTATATCTTGAACCATGAATCTTGAACGGACCTCGAAGGTCTATCGGCTTGAGCTTAATTTAGAACTTAGCCTTAGAACCATTGTCAGCGCAGGTAGGGGTGACGGATTTGATCCGGGAGTTAATCCGGGAAGGACGGTTACGCGGGGTTATCTTCGACCTCGACGGCACATTGACACCGGTACGAAGTGTCTGGCAGCACATCCACGAGGCGCTTGGCACCTGGGAGACGCACGGCAGCCTGTCGCTTGCCGCGTTCCTGGCAGGGGAAATAACGTATGAGGAGTTCGCCAGGCGGGATGTCGGTTCCTGGAGCGGCGTGCGGCGTGAACTCATAGAGAATATTGTGGCGGAGATTCCCTACCACGATGGGGTCAAGGAAACCATTGATGCCTTGAAAGACAGAGGAATAAGGCTGGCGCTTCTTTCATCAGGTCTGGACCTGCTGGCGGAGCGGGTGGCGGAAGACCTGGGTTTTGATTATCACATCGCCAACGGGCTCGGCTTCTCGTACGGCAGGGCGGACGGGCGGGTGTATATCCGCGTTCCGTGGGAGGGCAAAGCCGATCATCTTGATGCCATCTGCAGTGCGTTCGGCGCCGGACCGCGGGAGATTGCGGCCGTGGGCGACAGCCACGGCGATGTACCGCTTTTTACACGGGTGGGACTGAGCATTGCCGTGAACGCCGAGCCGGCTGTTTCAGCCAACGCGCATGTAAGCCTGGAATGCCGGGACCTTCGTGCAATCCTGCCCTTGCTGACGCCTTATTTTTTGCCGTAACAGCGGGTCGTAATGCTGACCGGTCGGCTTATAACATGGCGTTCTTGGCGTCTTGGCGGTTGATTTATTTTCGGAGGAGGCCTTGAGTTGATTGTTACGGTTGAAGTAGTCACACGACAACAACAGGAGTTTGTGGACATCAGCGACAGCATCCAATCCGCGGTTCATGCAAGCGGCATCCTGGAAGGCGTGGCCTTCGTTTATTGTCCGCACACGACTGCCGGACTTTGCATAAATGAAAACTACGATCCCACAGTTCCCGAAGACATTCTGCGCAAGCTCGAAGAGCTTGTCCCGGTGCGTGGTTCCTACCGGCATTTGGAAGGCAACGCGGCGGCACACATTAAGTCGTGTCTTATGGGCGTAAGCCACCTGCTGCCGGTCAGCGAAGGCAAGCTTAAACTGGGTACCTGGCAGGGCGTGTTTTTCTGCGAGTTTGACGGACCACGACGGCGCAAGGTAATTGTTCGCGTATTGTCGGAAAAAACGGATGAGGCGGAGACGACTTAGTTCCGGCACATTACGTACCGCCGCAACTTTTCTTAAGTTCCGCTCGCAGTTCGTACCACTGTTCCCGGGTACGGTTGACGATGTTGGGATTGCCGAAACGGCGCGGATGAGTTAGAATCCTGCTGAACCACTGCGCTGCACGATCCAGGTATCCCAAACGGTGGTTCAGATCCCCGAGGAGATACAAGAGGTTGAGTTCAAACGCCGGGTCGCTGGATTGCTCGGTGCGGTAAGATTCGTTAAAACAGCAAAGCGCTTTTTCGCAGTATTCTTGTTCCTGTGTTTCGTACCCTGCGGAACGGTAGAGCCATGCTATCTTAAGATAAAATTTCCCCAGTTCGGATTTCTTCCCCCCGATGATTTCCAGGCAATAAATCGCACGGTGGAAGGAGTCCACCGCCACGTCCAGATCCCTCTCTCCGTCAAAACGAACCGTCGTCCTGATTTCCAACAATTGCTCGGCAAGACTGGCCATTGCCCGGTCGTTCAGTTTCACAGGTTTTTCTCCCGCAAAGGCATAGCCGCACTGGGGGCAGACTCTCACTTCATAAAACAACGGGTTGACTGCACGGTAATGGGGGCAGAAATCGCTGTCGGTCTTATCCAGCCTGACGTATTTGGATTTAACCGACTGGGAATAGAACGTTATTTCACAACAAGGGCAGGTGAAGCGTCGCGAGTAAAAAGGCTCGTCTGCCCTTTTCTCCTCCCGCTTGTTTTTTTCTACGGCTGCGGAGGGAATTTCCTTGCTAACCGCCTGCGCTGTTCCTTGATGGGTGTCAACCACGGGCGATATCACGTCCATGCTTACGCTTGCTTTTTGTAACTGACCGGATAATGACTCGATTAACATAACCGCTTCTTCAGGGTGCGACTTAAGGACAAACTGGAAGTCGCGGCGGTTTATCGTAAGAATGATGGTATCGTCCTCCGTGCGCACCGAGCACGAAGCCGGGTTCCCTCCCAGGAGTCCGAAAACCCCGAGGATAGTTCCGGGGCCGCCGGCCACGCGAGCCTGGTCCCGGTAAAAACCGCCGCTTATGCCTACCTTCCCATGTAAAACGATAAACAGGTGATCGTCCAAAGACCCTGCTTCCAGAAGGGTTTTTCCTAAAGGATATTTCTCGACTTTGCTGCAAGCGGCCAGGTGTCCCAAGAATAGGGGGGTTAACCTGTTGAAGATGTGTATCTTTCTTAAGAGATTTACCTTTTGTTCCATGTCTTCACCCAGGTTAGTTCGACATCTACAAGTAAATACACGACAAATTTCTACTTTATGTCCATAATATCTACAATTATTATCGCCCATGAATGAAATCTTCGGGAGCGTTATCACTGCAGATTTCTAATTTTTAGTAGAGTTTTTTCGGTCTTGAAACGGATTATTGTTCAACCGGGGATTGAGAGGCGTTCTTGAGTTTTTCCCGCAGGTCA
This window of the Bacillota bacterium genome carries:
- a CDS encoding D-alanyl-D-alanine carboxypeptidase family protein produces the protein MRWPAMVLLSLMVLLGTVPYSQAAALQTELTTTAKGAVIMEAHNGKILWEQEPQARQPIASMVKIMTLLMATEAVEQGRVKLSDNVVASEYAAEMGGSQIFLAPQEVMSLKELLISVATASANDASFAIAEHVGGSAEAFVAAMNQRAKELGMKDTYYVNPTGLPAPGQYSCARDQAVLLRELLKHPLFCDITKIKEYDLRDGKFKLWNTNKLLWWYKGTDAGKTGFTDEAGFCLASSVLRDGLRLIAVVVGGREDKSHFRESMKLYNWGFARYQAVHLAREGMRVSDLPVERGVQERLDALTGEEICLVVPRGKDKGITRRLALPAKVTAPINKGQPIGTWIVCQEGKEIHYAKLVAARDVARAGYWDLLRRTAGHLCEM
- a CDS encoding anti-sigma factor antagonist (This anti-anti-sigma factor, or anti-sigma factor antagonist, belongs to a family that includes characterized members SpoIIAA, RsbV, RsfA, and RsfB.), which encodes MMLELDTAGDVLIARLNGEIDLKVADELRQDLERALDSHLIRHLVLDFETVSFIDSTGLGVILGRYKRVAGAGGKLGLLGLRPGVKRVLEFSGVLRIAAEFTSRNEALEAFGGGEASA
- the spoIIAB gene encoding anti-sigma F factor, with protein sequence MKHWRRLGGVRPVLNRFRLEFPSLPDNIGLARVTVAAFAAQLDPTVEELDDLKGAVSEAVTNAIIHGYDNSPDGLVTLEAVLFGDAIEICVEDGGKGIDDISRAMEAEFSSDPERLGLGFNFMRSFMDTIQVDSAPGRGTRVVMRKQFGPHH
- a CDS encoding SigB/SigF/SigG family RNA polymerase sigma factor, which gives rise to MTEVSRGLLGDEKTRELIEKAQKGDAAAQEQLVKANLRLVASIVQRFINRGYDYEDLFQVGCIGLLKAITKFNFRYEVKFSTYAVAMIIGEIRRFIRDDSPVRVSRSLKETVVRINDTRESLINGLGREPSLSEIAEVLRLKPEEVVVALDAAQAPSSLQDVVCGEGADAVYREERLANTQEEENAWLRSIAVKDMLAGLPLRDRQVLIWRFFEELTQAEIAAELGISQAQVSRIERQALEKLRGSAGSEDFS
- a CDS encoding dodecin family protein translates to MHVKVAELVGESPSSWRDAVHAAVSEATQTLGNITGVEVINFTANVENGEIKEFKANVKVAYMG
- the spoVAC gene encoding stage V sporulation protein AC yields the protein MVFDPADPLEKQKEQYQKIVNKVSPKPPVLRNSVYAFAVGGLICVIGQVFTTLFQRSGLSVLDAGTATSIVLVFFAALLTGFGVYDEIARFAGAGTIVPITGFANSMVAPALEARTEGMVMGVGARLFTIAGPILVFGIVTAWLAGILYYFFGPHSPVS
- the spoVAD gene encoding stage V sporulation protein AD, whose protein sequence is MAAPKKLGKQTAAFTTPPVVIAAAAIAGAKEGQGPLGWSFDKIVEDPYYYEESWEKAERRFLQEAMEKALAKANVKPQDVDFLLAGDLLNQIVSANFVARALAIPFLGLYGACSTIYEGLALGSMLIDGGFAQNVLIGASSHYATAERQYRFPTEQGTQRPLTAQWTVTGAGAILLAAGGVGPRVTQATVGRVVDLGSGDPYNMGAAMAPAVADTVSRHFSDTQRRVEDYDLILTGDLGFYGKQLLEELMGKYGHDISQKHQDCGILIYDRETQDVHAGGSGCGCPAVVTCGFIMQQMREQKVKRMLGIGSGALLSPVTTGQGETIPAVGHAVVLES
- the spoVAE gene encoding stage V sporulation protein AE, with amino-acid sequence MIFLKAFVIGGLICTAAQCIMDLTNYKVTPAHVLVGLVTTGAVLSALGLYGPFVNFAGAGATVPLSGFGHILAQGTIEEAARGGFLGIFSGGVAAAAAGITAAVVFGYFTALVFKPKG